Proteins encoded within one genomic window of Thermococcus celer Vu 13 = JCM 8558:
- the pxpB gene encoding 5-oxoprolinase subunit PxpB: MGPVIKPLGDSALLISFGEAIDEETNGRVHALARAIEGANFEWLVEVVPAYSSLAVIYDPLMAGLEEVEGAIETLFGVPQVSSEGRLVEVPVLYGGAHGPDIEFVARHNGLSVDDVVDIHSKPTYRVYFLGFLPGFAYLGGMDGRIAAPRLERPRLRVPAGSVGIAGNQTGIYPLESPGGWRIIGRTPLRLFNPGKEPPTLLRPGDRVRFRPIDGSEFVELYEREWGGEDD, encoded by the coding sequence ATGGGACCGGTTATAAAACCCCTCGGGGACTCGGCCCTGCTGATCTCCTTCGGGGAGGCGATAGACGAGGAAACCAACGGCCGCGTCCACGCCCTGGCGCGGGCCATAGAAGGGGCAAACTTCGAATGGCTGGTCGAGGTAGTTCCAGCTTACTCTTCCCTCGCGGTGATCTACGACCCCCTCATGGCAGGCCTGGAGGAGGTGGAGGGAGCAATAGAGACCCTATTCGGCGTTCCCCAAGTATCGAGTGAGGGAAGACTCGTCGAGGTTCCGGTGCTCTACGGGGGTGCCCACGGCCCGGATATCGAGTTCGTGGCGAGGCACAACGGCCTTAGCGTCGACGACGTCGTGGATATACACTCGAAGCCCACCTACCGCGTTTACTTCCTCGGCTTCCTCCCGGGCTTCGCTTACCTCGGCGGGATGGACGGGAGGATAGCGGCACCGCGCCTTGAGAGGCCGAGGCTGAGGGTTCCGGCCGGTTCCGTTGGGATAGCCGGAAACCAGACGGGCATCTACCCCCTCGAGAGCCCCGGCGGGTGGAGGATCATAGGAAGAACCCCCCTGAGGCTCTTCAACCCTGGGAAAGAACCACCCACGCTGCTGAGACCCGGCGATAGGGTCAGGTTCCGGCCGATAGACGGGTCCGAGTTCGTGGAGCTCTACGAGCGCGAATGGGGTGGGGAGGATGATTGA
- a CDS encoding type II toxin-antitoxin system VapC family toxin encodes MKVQVIDAAIFIQGMDVEGVTTPKVIDEVKDPESRLFLEGLISAGKVKVLQPSEESIRAVREAARRTGELNELSEADLEVLALAYEVGGVLLTDDYNLQNIARTLGMEFKTLKRGIKRVIRWNYVCVGCGNRFSEMPPGGVCPDCGSPVRLIPRRRKKKRRGKGKG; translated from the coding sequence ATGAAGGTTCAGGTCATCGACGCGGCGATATTCATCCAGGGCATGGACGTGGAGGGCGTAACCACACCAAAGGTCATCGACGAGGTTAAAGACCCCGAATCGAGGCTCTTCCTCGAGGGTTTGATCAGCGCGGGCAAGGTTAAGGTTCTCCAACCCTCGGAGGAAAGCATCCGGGCGGTGAGGGAGGCCGCGAGGAGAACCGGCGAGCTGAACGAGCTCAGCGAGGCCGACCTCGAGGTTCTGGCCTTAGCCTACGAGGTTGGAGGGGTACTCCTCACCGACGACTACAACCTGCAGAACATAGCCAGAACCCTCGGGATGGAGTTCAAAACCCTGAAACGCGGGATAAAGCGGGTGATACGGTGGAACTACGTTTGCGTTGGCTGTGGAAATAGATTCTCCGAGATGCCACCGGGCGGGGTCTGCCCCGACTGCGGCAGTCCCGTGAGGCTGATACCGAGAAGGAGGAAGAAAAAGCGGAGGGGAAAGGGAAAGGGCTAA
- a CDS encoding 5-oxoprolinase subunit C family protein — translation MIELLEVPSPLTVQDSGRAGYRKLGVPVSGFMDDYSARIANYLVGNPGGTPLLEFLLRGPTIRFNASSVFAVAGDVDVSLNGTPIEPWKSYWAKRGDVLKAGTLKSGLYGYVAFAGGIKCEALLGSCSTYPRAGLGGPLKAGDRLNLGYAMLSGKEGRYLPRELRPDYSLRKKTVRVLLGPNLDRFTKKGIETFLNSEYKVTAESDRMGYRLDGPVVEHSEKGADIVTEPLLPGTVQVPAGGKPIVMMRDAQTTGGYAKIGTVITVDLPVVAQSRPGERLRFEAVGVEDGRELLVKRERALMAIRDFLDGKLRAYRIKTGEEELVAFAKVEKE, via the coding sequence ATGATTGAGCTTCTGGAAGTGCCCTCACCCCTAACCGTCCAGGACTCGGGCAGAGCCGGTTATAGAAAGCTGGGCGTTCCGGTTTCCGGGTTCATGGACGATTATTCGGCGAGGATCGCCAACTACCTCGTCGGAAACCCCGGGGGTACACCACTCCTCGAGTTCCTTTTGAGGGGGCCGACGATCAGGTTCAACGCCTCTTCCGTCTTCGCGGTTGCCGGGGACGTCGATGTTAGCCTAAACGGGACCCCGATAGAGCCCTGGAAGAGTTACTGGGCGAAGAGGGGGGACGTCCTTAAAGCAGGGACTTTAAAAAGCGGCCTATACGGTTACGTGGCCTTCGCAGGCGGGATAAAATGTGAAGCCCTCCTGGGTAGCTGTTCGACCTATCCGAGGGCGGGCCTCGGGGGACCCCTGAAGGCAGGGGATAGGCTAAACCTCGGTTACGCCATGCTATCGGGAAAAGAGGGCCGATACCTTCCTCGGGAGCTGAGGCCCGATTATTCTCTCCGGAAAAAGACCGTTCGGGTTCTCCTCGGCCCGAACCTCGACCGCTTCACGAAGAAGGGTATCGAGACCTTCCTCAACTCGGAATACAAAGTAACGGCCGAGAGCGACAGGATGGGCTACCGGCTGGACGGCCCGGTGGTGGAGCACTCCGAAAAGGGCGCGGACATCGTTACCGAACCTCTTCTTCCCGGGACGGTTCAGGTACCCGCGGGCGGAAAGCCGATAGTGATGATGCGCGACGCCCAGACCACTGGCGGCTACGCGAAGATCGGGACGGTGATAACGGTGGACCTGCCGGTCGTTGCCCAGAGCCGGCCGGGGGAGAGGTTGAGGTTCGAGGCGGTGGGCGTTGAGGATGGGAGGGAGCTGCTCGTGAAACGCGAGAGAGCCCTGATGGCGATAAGGGATTTCCTCGATGGGAAGCTGCGTGCATACAGGATAAAAACCGGGGAAGAAGAGCTGGTGGCCTTCGCAAAAGTGGAAAAGGAATGA
- a CDS encoding DNA-3-methyladenine glycosylase family protein: MAGVDLRKIAGEMVRNGTWKFENGTFYQAFEGGIAGYDGEGFLFPHSWSGAERKGAEEKLRFVLGLDTDLDSFYAEISDSPFAFLADEFRGLTPPASPTPYQALVETIAQQQVNFDFAQRTIANLVRLAGKPVGDLHAFPSPERIASLDGEELKKTKLGYRAGYIKSLTELYLSKKLNLELRDLEAEEAIKYLTKFRGIGRWSAELFLAYGLRKNVYPAGDLGLRRGIAKILGRRLKEVKERDVREVIEPYGKWKGLLAFYVLCYDRKTELERRKG; this comes from the coding sequence ATGGCTGGGGTTGACCTGAGGAAGATCGCGGGCGAGATGGTACGCAACGGGACGTGGAAGTTCGAGAACGGTACCTTCTACCAGGCCTTCGAGGGTGGTATCGCCGGCTACGACGGGGAGGGCTTCCTCTTCCCCCATTCGTGGTCGGGGGCGGAACGCAAGGGGGCCGAGGAAAAGTTGAGGTTCGTCCTCGGCCTGGACACCGACTTGGATTCCTTCTACGCCGAGATAAGCGACTCCCCCTTCGCCTTCCTCGCGGACGAGTTCCGCGGCCTCACCCCTCCAGCTTCCCCGACCCCCTATCAGGCGCTGGTGGAGACGATAGCCCAGCAGCAGGTGAACTTCGACTTCGCCCAGAGGACGATAGCGAACCTCGTCCGGCTCGCCGGGAAGCCCGTGGGGGATCTGCACGCGTTCCCCTCGCCGGAAAGGATAGCCTCTCTGGATGGGGAGGAGCTGAAAAAGACCAAGCTCGGCTACCGGGCGGGTTACATAAAGTCCCTCACGGAGCTCTATTTAAGCAAAAAGCTCAACCTCGAGCTCCGGGACCTGGAGGCTGAGGAGGCCATCAAATACCTCACGAAGTTCCGCGGGATAGGGAGGTGGAGCGCAGAGCTCTTCTTAGCTTACGGCCTGAGGAAGAACGTTTACCCCGCCGGAGACCTCGGCCTGAGGAGGGGGATAGCGAAGATCCTGGGGAGGAGGCTTAAGGAGGTTAAGGAGAGGGACGTCCGCGAGGTCATCGAGCCCTACGGGAAGTGGAAGGGGCTCTTGGCCTTCTACGTCCTCTGCTACGACAGGAAGACGGAGCTGGAGAGGAGGAAGGGATGA
- a CDS encoding LamB/YcsF family protein — translation MRVDLNSDLGESFGRYRLGLDERVMEYITSANVATGWHAGDPLVMRKTVRLAKERGVAVGAHPGYPDLLGFGRRYMKLTPEEARNYVLYQIGALYAFTKAEGIKLQHVKPHGALYNALVRGEELARAVIEGITDFDRNLIFVTLSGSKAVEIAGEMGVRVAHEVFADRAYNPDGTLVSRSKPGAVIEDKEEIAERVVSMVKDGGVKAINGEWIDLKVDTICVHGDNPRAVEIAARVRKALEEEGVKVVAMGGFIG, via the coding sequence ATGAGGGTTGACCTGAACTCGGACCTCGGGGAGAGCTTCGGGAGGTACAGGCTCGGCCTCGACGAGAGGGTTATGGAGTACATCACGAGCGCCAACGTCGCCACGGGCTGGCACGCCGGCGACCCCCTGGTTATGCGAAAAACCGTGAGGCTCGCGAAGGAGAGGGGGGTGGCGGTCGGCGCCCACCCGGGCTATCCCGACCTTCTCGGCTTCGGGAGGAGGTACATGAAGCTAACCCCAGAGGAAGCAAGGAACTACGTCCTCTACCAGATAGGTGCCCTTTACGCCTTCACGAAAGCGGAGGGCATCAAGCTCCAGCACGTCAAGCCACACGGTGCCCTCTACAACGCCCTTGTGAGGGGGGAGGAGCTCGCGAGGGCGGTTATAGAGGGGATAACCGACTTCGACAGAAACCTCATCTTCGTCACCCTCTCGGGCTCAAAAGCGGTCGAAATAGCCGGGGAGATGGGGGTTAGGGTCGCCCACGAGGTCTTCGCGGACAGGGCTTACAACCCGGACGGGACGCTGGTCTCCCGCTCAAAACCCGGGGCGGTGATCGAGGATAAGGAGGAGATAGCGGAGCGCGTCGTCTCGATGGTCAAGGACGGCGGGGTTAAGGCGATAAACGGCGAGTGGATCGATCTGAAAGTGGACACGATCTGCGTCCACGGCGACAACCCCAGGGCGGTCGAGATAGCGGCCCGCGTGAGGAAAGCCCTCGAGGAGGAGGGCGTTAAGGTCGTGGCGATGGGCGGGTTCATAGGGTGA